In Parachlamydiales bacterium, a single window of DNA contains:
- a CDS encoding DUF167 domain-containing protein, which produces MAVKNCQLSLHVIPNASRSEIVRWEENTLRVRVAVVPEKGKANAAIMALLASVLDLPKSRISFVRGETSKEKVLRIEGMSIEEVKEKLHIHISKAK; this is translated from the coding sequence GTGGCGGTAAAGAATTGTCAACTCAGTTTGCATGTCATACCTAATGCGAGTCGCAGTGAAATTGTACGATGGGAGGAAAACACCCTTCGCGTCCGTGTTGCTGTTGTACCCGAAAAAGGCAAAGCTAATGCTGCTATTATGGCACTCCTAGCTTCAGTACTTGACCTTCCTAAGTCGCGGATTTCATTTGTGCGGGGAGAAACCTCTAAAGAAAAAGTTCTTCGTATTGAAGGAATGTCGATAGAAGAGGTAAAAGAAAAATTACATATCCATATCTCTAAGGCCAAATGA
- a CDS encoding HEAT repeat domain-containing protein codes for MRSTSFKKLFAIITAILFCATGTIHAGNSLIDWQQVVDCHLILKDYQEACECIAEAIAEHPHDQGLRRTLILVYAECGLESEMLTSFRQYFTCYPNVQEDTALLEEIAWCILQNGLSNPAPVTRLASLVAAGSARDARAHAFITQGLSDTCGVVRSTACKVVGQIRAIEFAPVLAKLAVSDKSILTRLTALESLVSMKHPQAKALILAYSTRPETTREERHILARFLAVVDEDNPYKCFKQLAEGKDPALRALAVEYAVFTRLLESIPALFKLVDDPRWEVRAASLQALAVFWPQWEPNEEIIANIRTCSESHEGILAVSGAWVLALCKPQEGINKLNLLTIHPNQKVKVGAVSGLCAVGLKAVPYLRYLAYAEQTDPFIKLNAALGLLKLRTEVLPASRVVEKLLDGKIERMSQANFGFLSGVVAAKDASEGELPPELMDIAQRLEILQLLAILKVPSAYSMLESFLSSRTWGVSGMASLILLSEKNESAVELVEELLRKARFPQTRLQAALVLAMWGRSDAAVEPLHAAYAGAGKETKERILNALSEIGAIASIPFLMEAIQEPSSSMRIQAASALLKVVYK; via the coding sequence ATGAGATCTACTTCTTTCAAGAAGCTGTTTGCTATTATCACGGCCATCCTATTTTGTGCGACAGGCACTATTCACGCCGGGAATAGCCTTATTGACTGGCAGCAGGTTGTGGACTGCCATCTTATTTTAAAAGACTATCAAGAAGCGTGTGAATGTATTGCTGAAGCTATTGCCGAACATCCACATGATCAAGGATTGAGGCGCACCCTCATATTGGTCTATGCTGAATGCGGATTAGAGAGCGAAATGCTAACATCTTTCAGACAATATTTTACATGCTACCCCAACGTGCAAGAAGATACTGCGTTATTAGAAGAAATAGCGTGGTGCATTCTGCAAAATGGCCTTTCCAATCCTGCTCCCGTTACACGCTTAGCATCGCTCGTTGCGGCGGGATCTGCTAGGGATGCGCGGGCTCATGCCTTTATCACTCAGGGCCTATCCGACACTTGCGGAGTGGTCAGAAGCACAGCGTGCAAAGTCGTTGGGCAGATTAGAGCCATAGAGTTCGCTCCTGTACTGGCTAAATTAGCCGTTTCAGATAAATCTATTTTAACCAGGCTGACAGCCCTAGAATCGTTAGTCAGTATGAAGCATCCGCAGGCTAAAGCACTTATCCTAGCCTATTCCACTCGTCCTGAAACGACAAGGGAAGAGCGCCATATTCTAGCCCGGTTTCTGGCTGTGGTCGATGAAGACAATCCTTACAAATGTTTTAAGCAGTTGGCAGAAGGAAAAGATCCTGCTTTAAGAGCTTTAGCGGTAGAATATGCTGTTTTTACCAGATTATTGGAAAGTATCCCTGCCTTATTTAAATTGGTTGATGATCCGCGTTGGGAAGTGCGTGCTGCGTCTTTGCAAGCTTTAGCGGTCTTTTGGCCCCAGTGGGAACCCAATGAAGAAATTATTGCAAATATAAGGACCTGCAGCGAATCCCACGAAGGCATACTTGCAGTGAGTGGAGCGTGGGTTTTGGCCCTTTGCAAACCCCAGGAAGGGATTAATAAGCTTAACTTATTGACTATACATCCGAATCAGAAAGTCAAAGTAGGCGCTGTGTCGGGTTTATGCGCTGTAGGGCTTAAAGCTGTTCCGTATTTGAGGTATTTAGCCTATGCTGAGCAAACAGATCCCTTTATTAAGTTGAATGCAGCTTTGGGATTGCTAAAGCTAAGGACGGAGGTGCTGCCTGCTAGCAGGGTTGTAGAAAAGCTATTGGATGGAAAAATTGAGCGTATGTCCCAAGCTAATTTCGGATTTCTTTCGGGTGTGGTAGCTGCGAAAGATGCTTCTGAAGGAGAGCTGCCACCTGAATTAATGGATATTGCTCAGAGGCTGGAGATTTTACAGTTGTTGGCCATCTTGAAAGTCCCTAGCGCGTATAGCATGTTGGAATCCTTTTTGAGTTCTCGTACATGGGGAGTTTCAGGTATGGCGTCTCTGATACTGCTTTCTGAAAAGAATGAAAGTGCAGTAGAACTTGTGGAGGAATTACTCCGTAAAGCGCGGTTTCCGCAGACGCGTCTGCAAGCGGCGTTAGTATTAGCTATGTGGGGAAGGAGCGATGCTGCTGTTGAGCCATTACATGCTGCTTATGCTGGAGCCGGGAAGGAAACCAAAGAAAGAATATTAAATGCTCTTTCTGAAATTGGCGCTATTGCTTCCATCCCATTTTTAATGGAGGCGATACAGGAGCCTTCATCCAGCATGCGGATCCAGGCGGCGTCGGCTTTATTAAAAGTTGTTTATAAGTAG
- a CDS encoding 2-phosphosulfolactate phosphatase produces MLIENRKIPKINILRRDQSCDATGVVVVIDVLRAFTTAAYAFASGADKVIIVSKVDEAKSLAKAIPDALTMGEEGGRYIPGFTFDNSPWSFFGVDLHGKILIQRTSSGTQGVLLCAHAEKILVSSFVVAEATIARLHALEPAEVTLLVTGTQDGSEDLSLAEYIQARLENQYQGHMGPYLKKVTNSPAGMHARAPHGDYPMSDLDAALAVDAFPFAMEILRESGLLVLQPIKPNGSLWR; encoded by the coding sequence ATGCTCATCGAAAATCGAAAAATTCCCAAAATTAACATCTTGCGTAGAGATCAAAGCTGCGATGCGACGGGAGTCGTTGTCGTAATAGACGTTTTACGTGCATTTACCACGGCAGCTTATGCTTTTGCCAGCGGCGCAGATAAAGTAATTATTGTGTCAAAAGTCGATGAGGCTAAATCACTTGCGAAAGCAATACCAGATGCTTTAACAATGGGAGAAGAAGGGGGACGTTATATTCCGGGCTTTACATTCGACAATTCCCCCTGGTCTTTCTTCGGAGTAGATCTCCACGGCAAAATACTTATCCAACGCACATCCTCCGGAACACAAGGCGTACTCCTGTGTGCTCATGCAGAGAAAATCCTGGTCTCAAGTTTTGTCGTTGCAGAAGCAACAATCGCCCGTCTTCACGCCCTAGAACCTGCAGAAGTAACACTTCTTGTCACGGGAACGCAGGATGGCAGTGAAGATCTTTCCTTAGCCGAATATATCCAAGCACGTTTAGAGAACCAGTATCAAGGACATATGGGGCCTTATCTAAAGAAAGTTACCAACTCTCCGGCAGGAATGCACGCCAGAGCTCCGCATGGCGATTACCCCATGTCAGACTTAGATGCAGCCTTAGCTGTGGATGCCTTCCCCTTCGCCATGGAAATCCTTCGTGAGTCTGGACTCTTAGTGTTACAGCCCATTAAGCCCAATGGATCCCTGTGGCGGTAA